DNA from Serinus canaria isolate serCan28SL12 chromosome 13, serCan2020, whole genome shotgun sequence:
ggggagagcagcccctgggcccCTTGCTTTACTTACTCCCCTCCTATCCCTTGTATTTTGTAACACCTTCACCGCGCTTGTTTtgattgatttttaatttcccccccccccaagacGGTGTCGCGTTTTTTGTTTGAAAGCTTTACAAACAAACGAGAGGAAAACCCAATCGGCATTTCCCTCTCCAAAgtcaggcaggggctgctcagggtctCTCTGCTGTCAGCTGGACTTTGCCATCACTGGGCTGCTCCAGAAAAATCTGTATAAACCCTGAGCGCGGATTTCCCCTAGAGCGCGCTTCACACAGCAGTGAACTCCCGTTTTTTAGTTCCTGCCGTCGGATATTGCAGAATACTAAAAACGAAACCTCCGTTctcttgcttaaaaaaaaaaaaaaaattaaatcagcacATATTTGGTTGATGGTTTCCTCCCGGCCTGTTTATTTAATCTGACTGTATGATAGATAGCATCAGATAGTGACTTTGTACGCATTAGGCCAttcttttttggggttttggtttttttttgtttcaaatggaTGAACAAACCCTCCGCTGCAAAGCTGCATAAATGCAGTGCCGCCCCTTTAAAAGAGCGGAGCTGTTTTTGAGATGTATTACTATATTAGGTGACATGGAACTTTGCATCTCTCATACCATCACCGCAATGTTGGCCAATAGAAAGCTAAAGTCACCCAAAAACTGCCTAGTCCCTCCTTCCCCGGCCTTATGGTCCGCTCCTACCTGGCGGCAGTGCACAAGTCAGGGCTACTCTCGGGAATGCTATGTGCCCCCTCCGGGAGCCCACGCTCCACCACTGCTCCACCTTGGCTGCTCCCCACCTCCTTTTCCATGACCCTGGCCTGCGGCCGCTGCCCCGCTGTCCTCCGCAATGTTTCCTAGCCCTGTGACAACCACCCCCTTCTCGGTGAAGGATATTCTgaacctggagcagcagcagcagcagcacagcctgggctccaTGGAGCTGGCCTCGCTGGCCTCCCCGTCCTGCATGCTGGCCACCTTCAAGCAGGAGGCGTTCGGCACCGagcccccggccctgcccgaCCTGCGGGACGAGCTGCCCGAGCCGCCCCCCGGCAAAACCGCGGCCGCCTTCCCCGGCTCCTACTACGGGAAAAGCTACGCGGAGATGGACTCGGCCAAGGAGGCCAAGGCAGACAAGAAAGGTAAAGCCAAGCGCTGCTGCGGGGAcaagggagggcagggggatggggaTCCCCCTGCGGGCTTGGGCGCTCGGCcgggggtgcccagggctggggggacgGGGTACAGTGCGGGCTGCGCTCGGTGCCGGGGTTCGGTGAGCGGCAGCATCTTCATCCCTTCCCGGGCCCTGCGGGAGCGGGTCTGAGCCCACCGCGGGCAGGGTCCCGCTGACCCCGGCCCGGAGACccccgggcggggccggggatGTGCCCCTGTCCAACGGGACGGGCAGAGCTGTGACACGCGAGGCCTCGAGTTTGGACACAAACCGGGTGACAAATGCGATTCCCGGCTCGCTCGGGGGTCGGGGTGGGTTTCAGCACAAAGCTACGAGCGATAAAtccaggctggggcacaggCGGGTGAGACTCACATCAGTGCATGGTGCACCgttgttttcaaagaaaaaacatggGAAATTTGCTGCAGAGGTAGCTAAAGAGCGGGGCAGGGCCGGCCCCGCTGCTGCAGGAGTGGGCACCACAGCGGCCTGCGAGGCCGAGGAAGGGCCAGGGCGTGCTCGCTCTTTATTAAATactaatttataatttttttgcacgattttttcctccacttttttccttctcccgTTTATTTTGCTGCAGAACTGTGTTCCTTACAcaagagcctggagcaggagaaaagagacCTGGAAGATCCCGAGCGTCCcagacagaggaaaaggaggaaaccTCGAGTCCTCTTTTCTCAAGCCCAAGTGTACGAACTGGAGAGAAGGTTCAAGCAGCAGAAATACCTCTCAGCCCCCGAGAGGGACCACCTAGCGAACGTCCTAAAGCTCACCTCCACCCAGGTGAAAATTTGGTTCCAGAACCGAAGGTACAAATGCAAAAGGCAGAGACAGGACCAGACGCTGGAAATGGTGGGGATCCCTCCCCCGCGGCGGATCGCCGTGCCGGTGCTGGTGCGCGATGGGaagccctgcctgggggaaTCTTCCCCCTACAGCTCGCCCTACAATGTCAGCATTAACCCCTACAGCTACAACGCCTACCCCGCGTACACCAACTACAACAGCCCCGCCTGCAACGCCAACTACAACTGCAACTACCCCTCCATGCAGCCCATGCAGCCCTCGGCGCCCGCCAACAACTTCATGAACTTCAGCGTGGGGGACTTGAATTCGGTGCAGACGCCCATCCCGCAGGGCAACGCGGGCATCTCCACCTTGCACGGCATCCGAGCCTGGTAGAGCCGCCCCGCGGCCGGAGGGGCTGCGAGCCGGGCTCGGGACATTGCCAGGCTGCGGGGCCGGGGACGCTGCAGCGGAGCATCCCCGCGGATCTCACCGGTGGCGTGGCCACGGACGGGGCGCGTTTCGGTATTTCGTGCGGGGCCAGGCAAGCACCGGCGGGGGATGCCCGCATTTCCCGGCTCCTCTCGCTCCGTTCCACTCGGGTCATCGCCCTGGTAattcccctccttccttcctacAAACCAGCCGGTAATTTCGCGTGACTTGTTCCCAACAACACCCAGCCAAGCCCTGAaactctctctcttttttttttttttttttttttttttttttttttaacttttactCTAtactaattattattattgacaTCCACATTTAATTTTTGCACTTCCCGTACGGTCCCCGCTGTTCGGTCAGTTCGGCATCTCGgcacccccaggtgtcccttgcGAGGCTGCTACTGCCGGCCTGGGCAGGGATGAGGACAGACAGACTCCCGAGGGACACAGACACTCCGGCCCGCCAGGTCCCGTAGGGTTCTGCACTAAAACGTGAGTTAGCATGGAAATGCACTGTCCGCCCCTTGGTACGCGTTGCCCTTTGCTGTACAAGCTGAGAGATCAGCGAGTTGTCATTAAAGAGAGTGGCTGAAGCTCGGCGTCCCTGGCGTTCTTGCGCATCCCGGGGGCTCtcccgggccggccccgccgcccgcccgctccGGGAGCCTTTCCCTGCCGGTCCCCCCGGGTCTGTGCAGCCCTCCCGTGCGCTCGGCATTCTCGCTTTGCCGCATGCAAATGGTGTTTGTATTTTAAGGAGTTTTTTAAATGATTTCAAAGCCGCTTTTcgagctcccagcctggctaAGCACCGGGCTGGGATCGGGACCGACCCCATCGTTCCCAGTCTCCGGGAGCGCGGGGCTGATTTATTATTCCCTGCACAGAAAGCACTGCAAAGAGAGGTACCGACACCCCAAGTCATAACCCAAAGcccccaaactgcccccagcTCATCCGCGGAGGTTTCCACATCCCCTGCACATCCTGTCCCCATGGGGGGAGGCACAAAGGAACCCCCGGCTGTCCCCAGACTGCCAAGGGACAGCGAGCGGGGCTCCCCAGCGCCCggctcctgcctctcctctgccgcagccccggcccctcGGCCGCTTTTACGGTAGTCGCTATCAAATGTCAATTATTGGGAGTGAGAAACAACAAACATTGTAATTCAGCGCAGTCACAACATCCTCTGAGAGTGTCTGAGGCTGTCCGGCCGGTGACAGGGCGATTAGGGGGACCTGCAACCCCTCCTGCCTCGGCCCTATCGGCCCCATCAGTAAACAGGGATGGAGACAGGGTGGCTGTGGCCCTGGGACAGAGGATGAAAGGCTGCCGGGGAATGgaagctgcctgcagcctctctcCCAACCCCAGAGACCCCCCCCCGAGGTAGGATTGCACAGATaaggagctcccagctccttccagccagAGGAGCGCTGGGTGCTGCCCACCgagcccccagagcagagtgCAGTGCAGACACCTGtctggggctcagggagggcaaGGAGGGACCTTCAGCCTCATCCCGAGGGGAATCTGCCTCGGGGAGCTCACCCCACTGAGCCACTGGGACACGGGGCTCTGACAAAGGGGACCAGAGTGTGCCAGCCTGAAGCAGGGGGAGAGGGCACCTGGGCAGGCCAGAGGGAAGCAAAGGCCACTTCCCCTCACCTGGAACCATCTCCAGGGCTCCATGAGGGCTTGGCCTTAGGGGGCACAGGATCCAGAGCAACCAGGAAATGTCCTGCCTGAAGAGAGCCAAGGTGTCCCAAGAACTCCTGGGAAAGATTATTATTCTAACACCAGATAAcaataaaactttaaattaaataacGTGCACATGACAAACCTTTCATACCTAGGAGTGAGTTTAGTTATCAGTAACAGTTCTGTCATTGTTTCAGATAACTCTTGAATGAAGAATCTGACTGGAGGGGGGCAGGAGAAAGCCGGGTTTAAACTGGTGAGGGGTGGGGGCAGTCACAGTTTGGGGCCAAAGTTTGCCCGACCTGTCAAATGGTCACAGGGGTGCCACCGTGccactcctgctgccaccaccacagAGCTCAGACAGGGTCAGAGCACGCAGGGAGCCCTCAGAAGAAGGATAAGTCCTGAGTTAACATGGGGGCAGGCACTGAGAATTAGCTAAAACTTGAACTTTCAGAAACCAGCCCTAAGCAGGGCCCTGCTTTAAGTGGGCAAACAAGACAGCAGTGAAACTTCAGaaaaagccacaggaaaaagTAACTCCCCACATCAATACAGAACCCTTCTCACACACTCCCCAcatcctttcccttcctcagaaGCTGTTATTTTCTCCaaacatgtttattttcctCCCATGATAACTCAGAGCTACAGCTACCAAGAAATCTGTCTGTCCGGTGGGATTTtccctgcagtggctgctctgggcaccagCTTTGGGTCTGATTTCCAGGGCTGCACTGTGCTCATTCTCAGCAGGGATGAGcgtcccacagctcctgctcacacACTCCCCTCCTCCCAAACTTCCCTTTCCTGCGGGAATTGCATCACCAGCAgatgcagggcagggtgagagGGGGTTTAGAGCAGCAGCCGGAGCCTTGGAGCCGGCTCAGAAAGTGATTTGGGAGCAGACacgggcacagctggctgggggcagcgctgccagggcacagcagccacaggtaAAGACCTTCCATCAGCTGGATGAGTGGGAAGTGCAAGGAGATCCAGGAGGAGTTAACTGATGCTTCAGggttcagcttttctatttttcacattctgtgctgctttagtgtgtgggtctgggttcacatcagggcatggtgagctctgcacagagcagggagacaaaacaattcctgctccagctgggcaccaaggacaaatgaccccaatctcagcccaggagcacaaaccccgtgggctggagagagaaaaacaagggtgggagtgcctgggctaaagctgggctgggacaatgaactgcaaggtgggaatggagcagagctgatcccagggagagaccccgtgcccggtCAGggattttggggccattttgggtcatcttgggtgcagccctggctgggctctgctgctgcccaaggtgggtccatggaggagatcctttcataaatccctgctttgttctgtagctctgtccagtctgttctagctcagccttcccaaggcaccagaccccccagcacacagacacCAGCCCAGGGGGCTCCCTGTGCTCACAGACCCCATCTCTCCTATTCCAGCCCGGcctcatttccagctgcagctccacaccAGCTCAGCCCACAGGGTCAGGCAGGGGCAAAAGATCCCCCCAGGACTTGCAGAAGCACCGGGGCTGTGCctctctgagcccagccctcTGAAAGGCTCAGAAAAACCTCACATGGTAAATCTGACCTGGTCCTGTCTGAGCCTGAAGCGTTTCCCATCTCTTGAGCAGCACAAAAACCCTGTGCTTAGGGAAGGGTGATCCAGAGGGGAGTGCAGGATCCTGGCGTTTCCCCAGGGAACCTGAAAGCAGGGATCCTCCCGGTGCCCGGGGGCACTCTAAGGGATAGAGGAAAAGAGCTTTTAACAAGATTTGCACTTGGATTTGATCTGCTCTTCCCTCGGTTTTTTTGGGGAttgcacagcctggcactggcaTTCACGGCTCTGTTCAAACCCagctttttttgggttttttggtaaTTCAGTGTCCCAGCTCCACCTGAAGGTGACAGGGTGAGAGCAGCTCAGTCTTCTCGAGACAAACTGCACATGGCAAGTTTATCCAAACCCTTTGGAATTCACAGAATTTGTACAGGAACGAGTTGTCAGCTGTAAGGGACTGATACCAAATCCCTTGCCTGTGGCAGTTGTGTAGGAACTGAAGTAATTGTTTTTCCCAAAAAACACCCTAAAGTGCCAGAATTTTATTCCTTAAGTTCAAGGAGTTTTCACATCGGAAGTTTTTCCCTGGAGTCTGAAAACAAGACACGGTCCTGGCAGGAATTAAGTGTTTTGGTGTTCCTGAGAAGCTCGGCAGGAAAACAACAGATCAACAACCCCCGTGCCCGGCCCCTAATTCATCTCCCTGACATCAGTTTAGATCAGTATCAGCAGTAAGCGATTTCTTGTTAATGGGGATTATTAAGGAGAATCAACACCTTTAAAATGCCACTCCCAAGCGAGAAAGGGATGGGCTTTCAGGATTTTTCATTCCTGGGCAGTTTGTTATTGCCCAAAAACCGAAATTAATGCTGCGTTTTGACGCGGAGAAGGGAAGCAGAGATTTCTCCCAGCAGATCAAGCAACGCGTTTGTGAAAGATCATCAGTCAAGGTTCAGCAAAGTGACACAGAACACATTAAGTGAAGATGTCCCTCCCTGTCTCCTGCAGTCACTTTAAACGCTGCCACTCCAGGGTTTCTGGCAGCAAGAGAGACCCTTTTGGAGAGAGGGTCACCCCGAGCAGCCCATCAGCCACATCTCCCCTTGTCCAGCACAgactgggctggagctgctggggtgaggAAGAGAATTCAGTTCCTCTGCCCCTGcatgaaggagctgctggaactCCCAAGGAAATAGGAATTATTTCAATGGAGGCTGGATCGATATGCTGAGAAAATAAACTCTTTCCCAGAAAGTGAGTACCCAGGAAGAGAAATTCACATTTGAGGAGCATTTTGaaaccagctctgtgtgtgagcagctggagcatGGACCCCACTGAGACTGCAACTCATCCCTTAACTCATCCCTGATTAAAATAACATAACATAATAACAAAGAATCACGGTCAAATAGCTAAATCACAGGTCTAAGCCAGGAGATTGGGCATTTCCCCAGCCCATTAGAGAGGGACATCGTGTTTGCAGCAGGTTCAGCTCAGTCCTGCCCACCATGAGCAGTCCAGGAGTTGTCCCACACTCTTGGAGAGTTCACTCAATACCTGCTTGGTTTGGAGGGCTGGAAAAATAAGTAAGttgtccttaaaaaaaaaaaaacccaaaagaaccaaacaacaacaagaaacccaaaaaccacaaaccaaaagACACAAATATATCCCAACAACAACtaataccaaaacaaaaaaaacccaaacaaacaaaagaaaaaacctcacACCACAACCCTTGTGAATGGGAATAAATCTTTTAGTggtcaaaataattttatttcttagggTTGGTTAAGAATAATTGGTATTGGGGAGACATCCTGGAGCTAAATTATTACTTGTGGACATGGGTAAGCTGAAGGCATGAATGACACTTCTGTGGAGTGGGCAAGGTCAGGAGTTAACAGGCTCAAATGGGGGGAAAGCAGATTTGTTATTTCAAATCCTGTGAACTGCTCTCAAAACTAGTTATTAAGAAACAAGCAGAACTTAGAAAGGAATTTGAGAGTTTTAGCCCTAGAACCAACCAATCTGGTTGTTGAATGAGTTATGACTCCCACAGTTCAAAACACCTGCTCTCCCTCACATTCTCCAGGGTTCTGGGCTTctggagcagggtttggagctctgctgccacaggagcaCACCAGAGTTTATTCCAGCACAGCAGACATTTCCCAAGTAGACTGCATTGTCCTCCAGCATAAGCTTGGAAATaatcacagcactgactcctaGAAATTGTCCCCAGATCCCATTTTCCTGGCCCAGGATGtttctgtgccctgtgcagaagaaaagctgctgtcagagcaggggaggagcagcactcagacaggggcagtgctggctgggagcaAGAGGAGCCATCCCAAAACAGGTCACCAAAACCAATTAATCTCATTTCAGTCAAATAAATAAGTTTATCACGTTTTTAAGCACCAAAAAaatcaggatgaaaaccttctgCCTAGACTCCAGCAAACCCAATGGTGCTGAGGAGATGATCTATGCTGTTTCAAAGGAGGGAAATTTAAATCTCACTTGACTCCAGGTCTCATGTGCTGCTTTGTGcacatcagctgctgctcccctctgtgtacagcccccagagccaggTCCAGGTCCAAATGCAATCCCACACTTCACTTCACAGACTGGCTAATCCCCCTGGAGAttccccaggacagggcagggctgggggagcaggagccacTCTGACACTCTGCTCTGGTCTGGCACTCTCCCATGCCAGGCTCCAGTCTCCTCCTGCTGTTTATTGCTGCTCCTGAGGGCTAGAGGCGTTCTCCTGTGTGCCCTGGGTTTTATTTGAGTTCCACCAGCCAATTCCATGG
Protein-coding regions in this window:
- the NKX2-5 gene encoding homeobox protein Nkx-2.5 → MFPSPVTTTPFSVKDILNLEQQQQQHSLGSMELASLASPSCMLATFKQEAFGTEPPALPDLRDELPEPPPGKTAAAFPGSYYGKSYAEMDSAKEAKADKKELCSLHKSLEQEKRDLEDPERPRQRKRRKPRVLFSQAQVYELERRFKQQKYLSAPERDHLANVLKLTSTQVKIWFQNRRYKCKRQRQDQTLEMVGIPPPRRIAVPVLVRDGKPCLGESSPYSSPYNVSINPYSYNAYPAYTNYNSPACNANYNCNYPSMQPMQPSAPANNFMNFSVGDLNSVQTPIPQGNAGISTLHGIRAW